Proteins co-encoded in one Quercus robur chromosome 8, dhQueRobu3.1, whole genome shotgun sequence genomic window:
- the LOC126694039 gene encoding subtilisin-like protease SBT5.4, producing the protein MGDLDPLFMTNKNLGIRKTPQTSVEYILELLCLCSCNRPNWYLKQSYIVYMGAQSHLFDASLQELDSVTNSHLDLLGSFVGSTVKAKDAIIYSYTRHINGFAAILDEKEAAEIAKDPKVISVFPNLPRKLHTTRSWEFLGLTKDGQIPDSSAWKAGRYGEDVIIGTLDTGVWPESRSFQDTGLGPVPAKWRGICQPGHEDGVRCNRKLIGVRYFNKGYAAALKTPLNESLNSARDLEGHGTHTLSTAGGNFVPNAGILNIANGTASGGSPRARVAAYKVCWPQTETAGSCYDADIMAAVDAAISDGVDVLSISLGATVQNEFFMDGISISSFHAVKNNIAVVCSAGNSGPDWETVTNAAPWIFTVGASTTDRNLANYVSLGNKKQIEGVSLSASGVPGGKFYPLISAENANIANVSTTSALVCYAGSLDPIKVKGKIVLCLRGENARIEKGTECLRAGAVGMILANSEIDGNDLSADPHVLPTSHIKYTDGQIIFAYLNGTKNPTASVTDVKTVLGVKPAPFMAAFSSRGPSKIEPTILKPDITGPGVSILAAFTEAVSPTGLDNDQRRFPYAVLSGTSMSCPHVAGIVGLLKTQYPHWSPSAIKSAIMTTAKTQDNTRKSILDASTVEATPFAYGSGHVNPNSAMDPGLIYDATTEDYLNVLCARGYNDTMIRLFSQKPYSCPDTFSLEDFNYPSIAVPNIQARNVTLTRTVTNVGSPGTYKARVRQPFEFFVTVKPSVLEFKTTGEKKTFQVIITPNFAKLGTRAGYVFGDMIWSDGKHSVRSPIAVNLAS; encoded by the exons GCAGTCTTATATTGTGTACATGGGAGCACAATCGCATCTATTTGATGCTTCATTGCAAGAACTTGACAGTGTGACGAATTCTCATTTAGACTTGCTTGGATCATTCGTAGGaag TACTGTGAAGGCTAAGGATGCAATCATTTACTCTTATACAAGACATATCAATGGTTTTGCTGCAATTCTTGATGAGAAAGAAGCAGCAGAGATTGCAA AGGATCCAAAAGTAATATCAGTATTCCCAAACCTACCAAGAAAACTGCACACAACCCGGTCGTGGGAATTTCTTGGGCTTACTAAAGATGGACAAATTCCTGATTCATCAGCATGGAAAGCAGGGAGGTATGGTGAAGACGTAATCATTGGAACCCTTGACACTG GTGTTTGGCCGGAATCAAGGAGCTTCCAAGATACGGGGCTTGGTCCCGTCCCAGCCAAATGGCGTGGCATCTGTCAACCTGGCCATGAAGATGGAGTTCGTTGCAACag GAAGTTGATTGGAGTTCGGTACTTCAACAAAGGTTATGCTGCAGCATTAAAAACTCCTCTTAACGAATCCCTTAACTCTGCTCGTGATCTGGAGGGCCATGGCACCCATACCTTATCTACCGCTGGTGGTAACTTTGTACCCAACGCTGGTATTCTTAACATTGCCAATGGCACTGCTTCAGGTGGATCACCAAGAGCCCGTGTGGCTGCCTACAAGGTCTGCTGGCCACAAACCGAGACTGCTGGCAGCTGCTATGATGCAGATATCATGGCTGCCGTTGATGCTGCAATTAGTGATGGTGTTGATGTGCTCTCAATTTCTCTTGGTGCCACTGTTCAGAATGAATTTTTCATGGATGGGATATCAATAAGTTCCTTCCATGCTGTTAAGAATAATATTGCTGTGGTTTGCTCAGCTGGCAATTCTGGACCAGATTGGGAGACTGTAACAAATGCGGCTCCATGGATTTTCACAGTTGGGGCTAGTACAACAGACAGGAATCTTGCTAACTATGTTTCTCTTGGAAACAAGAAGCAAATCGAG GGAGTAAGTCTTTCAGCTTCAGGCGTGCCAGGTGGAAAGTTCTATCCATTGATCAGTGCTGAAAATGCCAATATTGCAAACGTATCCACCACATCCGC TCTGGTTTGTTATGCTGGAAGTCTTGATCCCATAAAGGTGAAAGGCAAGATTGTGTTGTGTCTACGAGGGGAGAATGCAAGAATTGAAAAGGGTACTGAGTGTCTTAGGGCAGGTGCTGTAGGTATGATATTGGCTAATAGTGAGATTGATGGGAATGATCTTTCAGCTGATCCTCATGTGCTACCTACTTCACATATAAAATATACTGATGGCCAAATCATATTTGCTTACCTTAACGGAACCAA GAACCCCACTGCTTCCGTTACCGATGTAAAGACAGTATTAGGAGTAAAGCCAGCACCATTTATGGCTGCATTCTCATCTAGGGGACCCAGTAAAATTGAGCCAACAATTCTCAAG CCTGATATCACTGGACCAGGAGTGAGCATACTTGCTGCTTTCACCGAAGCAGTAAGTCCCACTGGATTAGATAATGACCAACGCCGGTTTCCATACGCTGTACTCTCTGGCACTTCCATGTCATGTCCTCATGTTGCTGGCATTGTTGGCCTTCTCAAAACACAGTACCCTCACTGGAGTCCGTCAGCTATCAAATCTGCAATCATGACTACAG CAAAAACCCAAGATAACACCAGGAAGTCAATTCTGGATGCATCCACTGTCGAAGCGACACCATTTGCCTATGGTTCAGGACATGTGAACCCAAACAGTGCAATGGACCCTGGACTCATTTATGACGCTACCACTGAAGATTACTTGAACGTCTTATGTGCTCGTGGCTACAATGATACCATGATCCGATTATTTTCTCAGAAGCCTTATTCATGTCCCGATACTTTCAGTCTAGAGGACTTCAACTACCCTTCAATCGCAGTTCCTAACATCCAAGCACGCAATGTGACTCTTACTAGAACAGTAACTAACGTTGGTTCTCCAGGCACATACAAAGCGCGTGTTAGGCAGCCCTTTGAATTTTTCGTCACTGTCAAACCTAGTGTTTTGGAGTTCAAGACAACTGGTGAAAAGAAGACCTTCCAGGTTATTATTACGCCCAATTTTGCCAAATTAGGCACTAGAGCCGGCTATGTATTTGGAGATATGATTTGGTCAGACGGCAAGCACTCAGTCAGGAGTCCTATTGCAGTGAATCTTGCTagctag